The DNA segment cgtggcatctgtttacaggctggccgccatccgccaaggacggtcccaagcccggctgaaaaaggaggaggttgggcgtggggccagcacccccaccccgtaaaacaaatccttgctaccgaaacatcgacaacagttaagactgtagtcgatggcctatgccccaggaggggtgaaagggcctaaaaaaaaaaaaaaaaaaaatccctctttgtgtcttctatgttttacttttattacttgtttctccttctgtccttcgtatgctgtccatgtctccttgtCTCAAGCTCTGAGAGTATGTTCCTTTGTGAGTGTGATGTGCTATATAACttgcacaataattaatattattgcCGCATTCCAGTAAAGTTaggcttttttaaatatacaattaaCATTGAACACAAATGCTTTGCATTTATTAGAGAATTGATTAGAGAGACTTTGATGACAGTTTCTCTTAGAGTGGCAAACACATCCCCTCTAAATGTCAGTCAAGACTGGTAGAGACTAGACTACTAAGCGCATGAGACCATCAAGGAgttaaacaaaaagacaatggaCTCATGGAACTTGCTATCATAATAAGTGGTTTAACAGGCAACATATCCATTATGTGATTGCATtaatacacatgtacatgtaaatatgtatattttctaACACAAAAATCATACACATGTTTCCTAAAAAATAGGtaagaatattttaagaacaatagaaaaaaaaaagattaaacatgAACACACTATAACGTTGACAGTAAACACTCGTGACAATTCATAATTCTATTGACATTTAGTATCAAGCCAGGGTAACAGATAACATGGTTCAATATTTCTggatttctgattttgtttaggttttttttttctaaatataaaacaaacattaaagatgatattgaacaaaattttcattattCACATAGGATTTACAGTGATAGTTGTCAGCAGCATTTTCAGTCACCCATTCCTAGGCTTTTTTTCTTAACTACTGCATGTTTAATGTTAGCAAAATTCACTATCATCATTTATAAATTGAATATAAGTAACATAAAGACTTTTACAAGCGTAAAacaagaaagggagaaaaaatggTGGTTGAGTATGCATCAAGATACTCTCAAGTGACCCAAGCAAGCCAAGaaccatcaaaaaaaaaaagttcattttattgcagttactctaaacaatgataaaaaaatgcaattaacaaaaattctttgtgAACATGAACCTTTTTTGTACCCATGACAGAGCTACCTGTAATTCTAGGGGCCAAAGTGATGTAACTAAACAAATTTATCTAAAGTAAAGCAAAAACACTTGTATTTAGAGAGGACTGACAAATCATGACAGCTGACATCAGTCATCACGTATCTCCTATATTTAGCTTGAAACTGATCTTTGGCAATCATCTTGCAAACCTTTCAACAGctaacatacaaatataaatatatacacagaaaaatacatgcacAGAGATACACAGTTATGTATAGTACACAAGAAATGGCCTGCAGCTGTTATAGATGACCAATTTTAACAGCTTCTCTTGCCATCTTATGTAAATTTTGACAAATTACTGCATATAAATAGAACCAGGTGAAATACTGACATAGCTCACATGAGCAAAGATCTGATTTACTGTATAAAACAGTATTAGTCTAGCTCATAGAGTCCaacattaacctttttttaaaagtcattgtACCATGTTCTTCCGGGGGACACTTTCACTCATTTCTTAAAGATAGTACACACTCAAGATGACCATCTTTATAAACACTCAGAAATACTAAATGCATCATGGGTGAAGTAAACTCAGGTTCAAAGGCTTCCACTTCAATGAGATACTTATGTTCAATTTTGTAAACCAAAAGTAAACCAAAATTGGATTAAACTTTGATTAGAGATGCTTGGAAACACTTGTGTGATCTCTGGCATTTCCATCAATGCCtttaagaaaaatggaaaagaaacaaatctgaACCATTCACTATGAACCTGACGTGCACTTCTGTAACCAGATAGACCTCCTGAACACAACTACTGTACAGCTAGAAACCTATAGTCAAATTTATAATTCTTACACAGCTGGAGAAGAAAGTTTCTTCCTTCTCGCCAAACACAAAAGATGACAGACATTCAAACTGGCAAAATTTTGGAAACTCAGTTTTGACATAGCTCATAATGGATCCCTGGACATGCATCTTCTCATTATCGTTTTAATAATACGGGTAGCGATTTcactaaataaatttctttatacTCAAAACTGTGTCAAAAGAATGGTTCTTCTAAATGTGGACATTTTTCTACATGAAGAGTTTCTCAATCAAATGTCACAACTGTAATCAATGTTTCATCTCAGTTCTGAACACAAAATTCTAAAATACATAATATGTTTGCATCATATGTTATAAAAACTAATTTCTTAAGGGgataacaaaaattacagacCCTCTAAAATGCAatgctattttgttttcttgttgtctttttgttttcctttgtccTTTGTGTCATCTTCAAAGGACATTCCATACTCATTTACCCTTGTTTTATCAACAGGATACAGCctgaaaaatattgaaataattgctAATATAATAATCTTAATAAACTCATTAAATACACTAAAAATTCATAGCAAAGGATGAATGGATAAATAATTATCctcaaacacaaatttaaaaaaaactatcataTACTCAATTGTGAATCAACTGAATCAAAATGAGGAATGACTAAGGAGGAATCAACCTATCTTTAATATGATTGTTTTCATGTCACCAAAATAGCACTTTATCTGGTTTTATCGGAATATGTTTTCACAGGTAGTCTCACACCCTCATTACATCTAAGATTCACCAGCTATTCTATAGTACATTACAAACTATAAAAGAGATATATCACTGGAGAAAAACAACTCACCATCTTTGATACAAATATATCAGAAATACTACATCATCTCGGAAACAGGCTAGACGATGAGCAGTTGGCATGGTAATGATAAACGCAAAGACATCATCAATGAAAGTGTTAAATGCCTGAAATAAAGGAATGAAGTAAGGGTACAAAAAGGGacttttagtttatttgttataaatgattaaaagtggttttaaaatatttttcaaaacaagatcTATGGAACCTTTTCCTTCTTGTGCTGAAGCATATCAAGTCTGCAGCACTCTTCCACAAGCAACTAAAGACTTCGCATTTAACTGTCAAACTCAGCACTACCCCTTTATTTCCTTGACTAAATGTTAAACTGAAGGAAGACACACCTTGTACATAAAGGCCCTCCATGGTAAATGTGCCACAGATTtcaactgaaaatgaaaaaaaaaggaatcaatTTGTCAAACAGGCAtttaggaaaacaaacaaataacatatgaactataaaagaataaacaactgtactaaacgaagaataaaatcaaatacagaaaacacaaagagaaaccaaataacaagaacaagagctgagagtaacatgatattgcaaaaggaaggatgtgaaaaaggactagtattatgggaaagattgttaggagtaatgtttacggaagaggtgtgttttcagagcatgtttaaaggattcaatagtgggtaggtggcggatatggaaaggagagagttccattgtttcgctgcacaataataaaaaatcctgtggccatatgttgttgatttttgtgacaggaagagtaaggagacaatTATCAGAcaaggagcggagttgtctagttGGGAAGGAAGGGAAAAGCACTTCACATTACACTCCCAATCTTTGTTCCACACCCActctccatctttttcttttaccttgTAGTTCAAAAATAGCTGTGGAAGCATAAACATGAATCCAAAAGCATATACACCtgtaaaagagataaaaatgtgtGATGAAAAGCAGACAATCTTTGATAAAAATCCACAGGAAATAATCTGATGGTTTGCTACTTCTAACtaaaaaaatgccaaaaaagATGCTGAATTAGAATAgtctaaaataatttgaaatattactatatttaaaatactaCTATTGAAATACTACAGTTTAAATCCAAAATTACATGATACAAATAACCCAAGCATACCAATAAAGTTTTGATCtgataaaacaatgaaataaatcttgTCACACTGTATGCCAATTTTTAACTCTGAGATTATAATAATTTCCAACAAAATGGCAGAAATAAACTCAGCAAACAGTCTACTTTATTTAAcactaaatttttttagaaatgtgtgcaaactctttcaaagtaaacaataacaggTAATAAAACTCACCATTTACAGCACTTTGAAGACACCACGAGTACCAGCTATGAAAAAGATTGTAATGGGAAAAATCATTAATAACTGTTACATTCAAAAATCAGGTTCTAAAAAAAGATATCAGAGACCATTAGTAAATAGCAATAGGAACATCAATTAACTAATGATCAAATCCTATTTAAAAATCAGTCATGGTCAAAAATACAGAATTCTATAGGGATATGCCAAACGCATTAGGCTATTAAGAGCAGTTTATTTCCTTTGATATGGTTCTCTAGCTGAGTGTAATATACTTTAGTCTGACAATAAGAATTACAGTGTCCTCTAGTCAAATGGCATGTACTTTAGTCTGACAATGTTCTTTAAGCGATAAACTATTTCATACCTTTTATGAGGAACATAGACCAGGGAGTAGCCAGCACCTACAATGCATAGTGGATACAGAACAAAGGACAAGTACTTCATTGCCTGAAACAAAACATAGATGCATAGTGGCTACAACACAAAGGACAAGTACCTCATTGCATGAAACCCACCACACATGCCCGAAGAGAAATGTTACCTTCTAAAAGAATTCTAAAATTATCTGTTGCACAATTATATACCAAACCATTCTCCGTTTGgctttgtttcttgtttatgcataaaataaaattctgcatctaataaaaacattttaaagggaATCATACCTGACTGTCaaattcttctgtttgtttttctttttctgaagcTTTTCCAAACTGCAAATAAAGACAGATTAATGTGTAAGATTTATTAAGGTAAATTTCAAAGTACAGCAATGGCTATGCAATAACTCAACTACTTTCTATATAAACttcatgaaaattaaataatacaCCTTATATCACTTAACCAGTCCAACCCTGCTTATTTAGCAAAGTTTTTCAAAGCTTTGTGTATGCCTTCTTTGATGAACAGTTGCATTCAATGTcaactttcattttaaagacTGAAACCAGCATTTTCTATCATGCCAAAAAGACAGATTTTACCTGACAATTGAGTTTGCATATTTCTTAGATTCTCCTTATACATACAGGCAAAAGCAAACTCGATGACAAGACtagaagacaaaaaataatttttgagaGTACATTCTTTCTTTGAGACTCACCAGATGAAATAGGAGATAAAGGGTTGcactagctctttaaccatggaaagttgtctccctgacagtgagTTAGCACGTCTGGTGTGCAGGGCACCACTGGTCAGGTGAGCAGCTGCCCTCTGACAGCTATCAAGGTAAAGCCAAAATGGCAGGGTTTCTTTTTTACCAACCTCCACCCAAACAATGGGAAGGTCAATATCATGTCAACTGGTAAGTTTTgaagagaatttactctcaaagttttatttcttgtttgactgtaccagatgacatgaacTTTGGAGAATCGAGATCAGGCAGAGGTAAGTAAAAACAACCAGCCTGTGATAGCCAGATGATGGCCTGTTGCGCCATCAAGATCAGTCTTCACAGTGCCAAAGGAGCACTGTGTATGGAAAAGTCTCTCAAATAAAATCAACTAAAATTAGAGTCAAAATGCAAACTGAATGTAAACATAACATTCAACAAGGTGACATTACGATGGAAGGCGAAACTAGATGCAATCGCCTGCATGTTGTGGGAGTGCACATAAAGTAACCAGGATGCCTGCAGCAAAAGATTTACATAGGCATCTTTAATCCAGAACGACACCTTTCCATGATCAGCCCTGAGAGGCAGAAAGAGTTGAGCCTGAGAGCATAGGCTGTGTCCTGCAGGTGAGCATGATCACCCTTCCAGAGACTGGCAAGATTCAGACCACAAGGGTTGCTGAGGCACCAGTGGCAACTGATTCTTCATTAGGAATGCTGGATCCATCATCAACCACCCAAAACCATCATCTCTAAACTGTAGGAAATCTGGCTAATTGACAAAGCACAAAGCTCAGAGACCCTTGCTTCAGTGGCTAAGGCCAAAAGGAAAACTGCATTTTCCATGACCCTGAAATGGCACCAACAACAGAGGCTCCTAGGTCAAGACCAAGGCCAGGTTTCATGTGGAAAGAGGGAATGAGTGACAGGATGTTCTTGAAAAAGGCTCCCAGCATCAAAAATGTCATGATGTGAACCAACATCCCAAAGGCTCAGTTGTCAGAAAGCAGATGACAGCCTCGTTTTATAGCCTTTTATGGTGATGGGAGAAAACTTCCTTTCACGGAACAGCCACAAAAAGAAGTCTGCCATAATAGGAGGGTTTATATCTTCCAGGTACAGACAGCAGGCACATTGCCAGCTGGAAAAAAACTTGCCACTTTCCCTcagcactttaaaaataaagggtTAGCAAATAGTTAAGATCCTGTCCACTGCTCCCTAGAAAACTCTGGGAATGGCTGCCCTGACAATACCCAGGCATGAAAGTTCAGTTTCTTCAGTGCTGGATGAAAAAGCAGAAGATTAGGTTGTTTGAGCACCTTTGCCGTTATAGCTGCCACTTAAGCAGTGGAGCACCCTTCACGCTAGGCACATACTAGCTGtgtcagggagacaacttttgATGGTTAAAGTGCTAGTGTAACCTTTTATCTCCTacggtcatgtcatctggtatgGTCAAAGATGAAACAGAGAGGGATGTAAAGAGAAAGACTCACCTCAAACCTGATGCTAAATCCGTTCCTGATAACTCTGagcttatatatttttttaaccttccaTACCTGTTTGAAGCAATTTGAACAAAAGGTTTATTTTACTGAAAGGGAATAGCTCACTGTTTCTCTTATTAGATATTTTCACTAAGAGCtaatttcatcatcatcctatGAAAATCACAGCTAGTAATATTTAgtataagttttaaaatttatataaaatatgaataattaGAAAGaatacaagcaaataaaaatgtattactaGACAATCTCAAAACAAAACCACCTTTGGTCTTATATGTCTCCTTCCTTCAACACTCTCTCTCATATGCATGCAGGCACCTACAactatatttacacaaaattttgTCCTTACTTCTATCACTGCACTAATTCCTGCAGGGATTGTCACTAGCAAGCTGGTATCTTCATCCAACAGGTATAAGAAGATGATAATAGTTGTGACACAACGCCACACCACTGGAGGTAAAATATCAAGTAATAATCATGAATATTTacaaagcaaatatatatatattgtgtagtAGTGGAGGGTGTATATATATCCAAAgcatagtgtatatatatatatatttaaaaaacctacatatatataaaactatatatatgaAGAGAGAGACCACTAAAGAAACTTGTATTAATTACAATACaattaatttcaaaatgtaAGAGAATTCTAAAGACATTGTAAACTATTTACTCCAACAATGGATAGAACACAATGTTATCTCCAACTATCTTACAATAACCGTAACATTTCTACCATTTTATTTATACCATTTCAACTATATACAACAGGCACTACTAAggtatgtatttatttaaaacagcaTCAACTGTGGCTAAATGCTAAAACTGATTTTGTCAGAAATCTTGTCTTACCTCCCCTTGAAGATAAGCCTTCAGTTGTCTCTCTCTTGTTCCAAAATTGAATGTCATTTTTAAAGGCCAAGAAATCAAACAGCAGCTGTGGAATACATGTGTTCACACTTTTTATTATATGTAAGAAAACTCTGTGtgtgcttgatttttttttaaaaggagcaTATGTTGCATGACCAAGGGTAGTTAGTGTATCTGGTCAAAGAGGCAAAATAAACATGAGCAGAAAGTACATGGCCAGTGCTTAGGAACCAGGGGGAGAAGGGGGCATGAGAGGGGGAAGCCACcctctcaaaaaagaaaaaaaatactgaggaggcaagaatgtgaatgttgaAATAGAACATCTTCCTATGTCACTGATGCAATATAAGAAGCTCACATGAAAAGCTGCAACAGCAAATGTCAACAGCAGGAAATAGAAGCTGGTGTCTGCAAagattccttttatttcatctgtaTCTTTCTCTGTGAAGCCTGGATAAAATAATCAAGCAGGAATATTATACAACTGtgaagataacattttttttttaaataaaaagaattcttaataacaaaaagaattcaCATTACACAACACAAATAAGCCTTTAAAttatgtctgtatgagtatgtatgcctgcccttgagAGAAAATTTCTgtctcgacagacaataaagtctgatttgatttgatttgaaattgCATGAGAGCTCATCAGTAAGATATACATATGCATTACACACATCTGCAAAAGATGTGACTTATAAATCAAATACAGATGGTCGTCAGCAAAGCTTAATGCAAAACATCATTTGTATGCTCAACATTCACACATGAGGTAGGATTTATTAGCAGCAAACCTAGGCTATGCAGCATTTTAAAGGACTCAAGAAAGCTTGTCCACATGCGAAGTTTCCCAACAGAAATTGGGCTGTAAGTGACGGTCAGTGGCATAATCTCACTGGATGCATTCACTGGCTGCAATACATGGAATAAAAAGTTCTCCCCTTGAAAAGTGatgtcacatatatatatcagtaaTACATAACATTAAATTCACTGtcataaaatctgtttaaaaatttattaatttatcagTTTGGTGATGATGATCTCTATGCTGATGATGGTCACAAAATTTGGCAAGAATATAAAAGGATGAAGAACAATTAACAATTATGACAATGTAATGGCAATGACAACATCACCTCCttcttaataataatgcatTTATAAAGGCCCAATTTCTCTGCCAACAGCATAAATAATTgctaaaatacacacacaacacacttaAACAAAGGAGTGGAaggtatgaaaagaaaaagccacTAACTACTTAAAGTATTCTCAGAAAAGGTGGATCTTAAGACCAGACTTTAAACCATCAAAGTTGATAATTCTGTGAGTGATGGGCAAAGTGTTCCagacacaagagaaagaaaaagagaagcagaTGTTTCTCATCTGACATTTGATATATGCAGGAGGTTGGCATGAGCAGATCAGAGAAACAGAGTGATTGCGCTGATTGATGCATTAATAACTAAGACATCCTGAATCAAGGTTCAAAGTTCggtaaaaaaaatagttttttcctttcccctACTAGGACATATTCTATGACACATATATTGCTATCAATGAAGCCAttgatgaaatgtttacaaCACACAGTGTATGAACATTCTGCTCATTCCTAATCACCCCAgggagcataggaccgcaatGTTATGATTATATATGCCTACAAAAACATCTAATTTGcatattgtgtgcatgtgttgtcATATGTTTATGGCCTTGCCCCAATCTATAGGTCAATGATTGTGTCCTCTACCAGTCTGACAGGTCAGTTTGCTCTGCCTGCACTGTTTTTCTGACCCAGGTATTAGACTGGAGAAGTTTGGTCATTCTTTCTTACCCCAATATTTGAAATGTCTTCTCTGTGCAGCAGGGACACTGCATGCTTTTTGGTCCAGTCTTAAAACCtgtctctttcagaaatactttctGTTACCTGTTCTACCAGGACTGTCCTTTCTCCCCATATTCCTATCTCTGCATTCTTTCATGTTCTTGGCATTGTACCTGTATCTGTATGTTCTGCCTGATTGTGATCTCTATCATTGCCATTTGATCTCTTCCTCTACTATCTTTGTATCTTGTAAAGCGCAATAAGCTAACTTCTGTGTAAGGGAAATGTGATTTAGAAATTTGTtaaatcttattattattattaatattctaaTTTGATAGACATTATACTCAtgaatacatataaatattttatttggaaaaagCAACTGATTGATCAAGAAATGATCTCCTACCTTAAGATCT comes from the Pomacea canaliculata isolate SZHN2017 linkage group LG12, ASM307304v1, whole genome shotgun sequence genome and includes:
- the LOC112576453 gene encoding cleft lip and palate transmembrane protein 1-like protein, whose product is MGGIPWTWLIVGAFVAYFSYTMWTLYSVFSPPECNSGGNACIKPYLIKHPQMELEIMVSKKKTYVDQMVSIWKYDNFSLYETVEKEVNVSIPKSTRNNGTLYLHAILYPKGKSNSPGSELAHTSTLITAYSLPQAVFINLLGDNPSNETTKPPSDKPHTHWRSRVTVNVMSDLISLDRRAIPGEIHRYLRLTQDGKYYYPIIFLDELGFRLKDLKPVNASSEIMPLTVTYSPISVGKLRMWTSFLESFKMLHSLGFTEKDTDEIKGIFADTSFYFLLLTFAVAAFHLLFDFLAFKNDIQFWNKRETTEGLSSRGVVWRCVTTIIIFLYLLDEDTSLLVTIPAGISAVIEVWKVKKIYKLRVIRNGFSIRFEFGKASEKEKQTEEFDSQAMKYLSFVLYPLCIVGAGYSLVYVPHKSWYSWCLQSAVNGVYAFGFMFMLPQLFLNYKLKSVAHLPWRAFMYKAFNTFIDDVFAFIITMPTAHRLACFRDDVVFLIYLYQRWLYPVDKTRVNEYGMSFEDDTKDKGKQKDNKKTK